The Salvelinus sp. IW2-2015 linkage group LG8, ASM291031v2, whole genome shotgun sequence genome window below encodes:
- the zgc:92907 gene encoding UDP-N-acetylglucosamine transferase subunit ALG13 isoform X1: MKRVFVTVGTTSFDDLIERVTSPEAVQELKARGYQHLVLQVGQGSILPDPDSCHELTLEAFRFKDSIAENIKCADLVISHAGAGSCLETLGADKPLLVVVNDKLMDNHQLELARQLHQDSHLLYCTPSTLTETLKTMDLAVLSPFLPGQPKHFANFLDXALGVQ; encoded by the exons ATGAAGAGGGTATTTGTAACTGTAGGAACAACAAGCTTTGATGACCTAATCGAACGCGTTACTTCCCCTGAAGCTGTTCAA GAGTTGAAAGCCCGCGGCTATCAACATTTGGTCCTGCAGGTTGGACAAGGCTCCATTCTCCCAGATCCAGACAGCTGTCACGAGCTCACGTTAGAGGCCTTCCGATTCAAGGATTCCATTGCTGAAAATATCAAATGTGCCGACCTGGTTATCAGCCATGCTG GGGCAGGTAGTTGTCTGGAGACCCTTGGTGCAGACAAGCCACTGCTAGTTGTGGTCAATGACAAACTTATGGACAATCACCAGCTAGAGCTGGCCAGACAGCTACACCAAGACTCACACCTACTGTACTGCACCCCCAG CACTCTTACTGAGACCCTGAAGACAATGGACCTTGCTGTTCTTTCACCCTTCTTACCCGGACAACCAAAGCATTTTGCCAATTTCCTGGACASGGCCCTTGGTGTTCAATGA
- the zgc:92907 gene encoding UDP-N-acetylglucosamine transferase subunit ALG13 isoform X2 has translation MKRVFVTVGTTSFDDLIERVTSPEAVQVGQGSILPDPDSCHELTLEAFRFKDSIAENIKCADLVISHAGAGSCLETLGADKPLLVVVNDKLMDNHQLELARQLHQDSHLLYCTPSTLTETLKTMDLAVLSPFLPGQPKHFANFLDXALGVQ, from the exons ATGAAGAGGGTATTTGTAACTGTAGGAACAACAAGCTTTGATGACCTAATCGAACGCGTTACTTCCCCTGAAGCTGTTCAA GTTGGACAAGGCTCCATTCTCCCAGATCCAGACAGCTGTCACGAGCTCACGTTAGAGGCCTTCCGATTCAAGGATTCCATTGCTGAAAATATCAAATGTGCCGACCTGGTTATCAGCCATGCTG GGGCAGGTAGTTGTCTGGAGACCCTTGGTGCAGACAAGCCACTGCTAGTTGTGGTCAATGACAAACTTATGGACAATCACCAGCTAGAGCTGGCCAGACAGCTACACCAAGACTCACACCTACTGTACTGCACCCCCAG CACTCTTACTGAGACCCTGAAGACAATGGACCTTGCTGTTCTTTCACCCTTCTTACCCGGACAACCAAAGCATTTTGCCAATTTCCTGGACASGGCCCTTGGTGTTCAATGA
- the rap2c gene encoding ras-related protein Rap-2c produces the protein MKEYKVVVLGSGGVGKSALTVQFVTGTFIEKYDPTIEDFYRKEIEVDSSPSVLEILDTAGTEQFASMRDLYIKNGQGFILVYSLVNQQSFQDIRPMRDQIVRVKRFEKVPLILVGNKVDLESEREVAGADGRALAQEWGCPFIETSAKSKTMVDELFAEIVRQMNYATLPEKQEQCCTACVVQ, from the exons ATGAAGGAGTACAAAGTGGTTGTGTTGGGAAGCGGAGGCGTTGGCAAGTCCGCGCTGACTGTCCAGTTTGTCACGGGCACGTTCATCGAAAAATATGACCCTACAATTGAGGACTTCTATCGGAAAGAGATTGAAGTGGACTCGTCGCCTTCGGTGTTGGAGATCCTTGACACGGCAGGGACAGAACAGTTCGCCTCCATGAGAGACCTGTACATCAAGAACGGCCAGGGTTTCATACTTGTCTACAGTCTCGTCAATCAACAGTCTTTTCAG GACATCAGGCCGATGCGAGACCAGATAGTGCGGGTCAAGCGCTTTGAGAAGGTGCCACTGATCCTGGTGGGCAACAAGGTGGACCTGGAGTCTGAGAGGGAGGTTGCAGGTGCAGACGGCCGGGCCCTGGCTCAGGAGTGGGGCTGCCCCTTCATCGAGACCTCAGCCAAGAGCAAGACCATGGTGGACGAGCTGTTTGCTGAGATCGTCCGTCAGATGAACTATGCCACACTGCCAGAGAAACAGGAGCAGTGCTGCACGGCCTGTGTGGTGCAGTAA